The genomic DNA GCGCAGCTCGAAGGCACGGAAAACCGCATCACCGTAGCCCGCAAACGCTACAACGACGCGGTCAAGGCCTTCAACTACTCCATCCGCAGCTTCCCGAACTCCATGACCAACTCCATTGTCCTGCATCTGGAACGCAAGGAATTCTTCCAGGCCGATCCCGGAGCCAAGGACGCCCCCAAAGTCAACTTCGGCTCCAGTTCTTAAACGGGAGACACCGTGCGTAAAACAATCATGGCCGTCCTTGCGGCGGCCCTCATCATCCTGACGGCGGCTTCCGGGGCACTGGCTCTGGACGTTCCGCCGTACACGGGACGGGTCAACGACACGGCGAACATGATTTCGCCCGGTACCCGCGCCTCGCTGGAAAAATACCTTGCGGAACTGGAACGCACCGACTCCACGCAGGTGGCCGTGCTGACCATTCCCTCCCTTGACGGCGACGCCATGTCCGACTTTGCCATCCGCGTGGCCGAGGCATGGAAAGTCGGCCAGAAAGGCGAAGACAACGGCGTCATCCTGCTTGTCAGCAAGGCGGACCGCAAAATCCGCATTGAAGTCGGTTACGGTCTGGAAGGCGTACTCACGGACGTGCTTTCGTCCCAGATTATCCGCAACGTCATCGGCCCGAACTTCAAGGCCGGGAACTATGACAACGGCTTCGCGGAAGGCGTCACGGCCATAGCGGGCGCGGTCCGCGGTGAATATACGGCGGCCCCTGCCAAGAAGACCCGGCGCAGCCGGGGCGGCATTCTCCCGCTCATCGTCATTCCCATGCTCCTGTTCATCACCTTCACTGAAATGTTCGGTCGGCGCAGACGGCGCGGCCAGCTCTCAAACAGCCAGGTCATCGACGGCCAGCGCAGACACGGCTCCGGCCTCGGCTCCACGGCGTCCACCCTGTTCTTCCTGAGCATGCTGGGCGGCGGACGCGGCGGCGGGTTCGGCGGTGGCGGCGGATTCGGCGGTTTCGGAGGCGGCGGCTTCGGCGGCGGCGGTGCAGGCGGAGACTGGTAGGAGACATCATGAGCAAACTCGCACAGAATTTCCTGACAAAGGACGAACAGGACACGCTCATCCAGTGTGTCATGGATGTGGAAAAGCGGACCTCCGGCGAAATCGTGCCGGTCATCGCGTCCGCAAGCTACGACTACCCCCGCGCCTCGCACATCGGCGGACTGGCCCTCGGCATCCTCGGTGCAGCCGGACTGGCGACCCTTCTCGGACGCGAGGACATGTGGGTGTTCATCGGCCTGTTTCTGGCAGCCTACGTGCTGATTTCGCGTCTGCTGGGCGCGGTCCCGGCACTGCGGAAACCCTTCATCTCCAAACGGGAGATGCGCGAAGAGGTCGAAGAGGCCGCTGTCACGGCGTTCTACCTCAACGGCCTGCACCGGACCCGCGACCTGACCGGCATCATCGTCTACGTCTCGGTCTTTGAGCGCAGCGTCCGCATCCTCGCGGACAAAGGCATCAACGACAAGGTGGACCCGCAGGTATGGGAAGAAGTGGTCGCCGAGATCACCCGCGGCATCCGTGACGGACGTCCGGGCGAAGCCCTGTGTCAGGGCGTGAAGCGTTGCGGCGACCTGATCACCGAACACTTCCCGATCAAGCATGACGACACCGACGAACTGCCCAACCTGATTATCGAGGGGCAAAACTAGCCGGTTTATTTACACAACCTTCACCTGATCATCATACGGCCGTAACGTGCGACCGGTCTTCTCTGATAAAGGAGACCGCCATGTGTACAGGAACACTCGTCATGGCCGCATTGCTGCTGGCGCTGGCAACAGGACTGACCATTGCACGATGTTTCTCGACATCGCCCAATGCACAATTCCTCTGTACCGCCATCAACGCCCTGACAACAGATGAAAAGGAGCCGGAACGGTCAACGAAACTGCGATCCGCACCGTTCTCCGGCTATTCACGGCAAACAGGATAAAGCCCCGAAAGAGTCTTCTTTCGGGGCTTTCTTCCATTTTATCAACGAACAAGAGTCCATGACCGCCTTTTCAGCACGCATTTGCCCTGCTCTGCATTCGGCTAATCCGCTTTATTATTTCAACTCCTTTTGTTAGGAGTGTTTGATCTCCATCAAAACGAGTTGAAAATGAATCGTCGGCTTGAATATCCTGCGTTCCTTCGCATCCTTACTGCCGCACTGCTGTGCGTGACGCTGGCGGCGTGCCTGATCGCGGCTGACGCGAACACCGCCGAAGCCCGCCGCACAAAGCGTAAACAGATTCTGCTGATCAATTCGTATCACCAGAACTTCAGGTGGAACGAGGAGATATTCAAAGGGCTTTCGGACGTGCTGCGGCCACTTGAGACAGGACTCGTCCTGCATGTGGAAAACATGGACACGAAACGGGTGGAATACAACGCCCACTATGCACAGCAGTTGCGGGACGTGCTGGCCCACAAGTTCAAGGGCGTGAAACTCGAACTGATAATGGTCACGGACAACAACGCATTCGAATTCATGCGGCGGTACCACGATGACCTGTTTCCCGACGTGCCGGTTGTGTTCTGCGGCGTCAATTTCTACCGCGACGAGCTGATCGCAAACTACCCGCTCTTCACGGGCGTGGCTGAAAACGTGGACGCCAAGGGC from uncultured Pseudodesulfovibrio sp. includes the following:
- a CDS encoding TPM domain-containing protein; amino-acid sequence: MRKTIMAVLAAALIILTAASGALALDVPPYTGRVNDTANMISPGTRASLEKYLAELERTDSTQVAVLTIPSLDGDAMSDFAIRVAEAWKVGQKGEDNGVILLVSKADRKIRIEVGYGLEGVLTDVLSSQIIRNVIGPNFKAGNYDNGFAEGVTAIAGAVRGEYTAAPAKKTRRSRGGILPLIVIPMLLFITFTEMFGRRRRRGQLSNSQVIDGQRRHGSGLGSTASTLFFLSMLGGGRGGGFGGGGGFGGFGGGGFGGGGAGGDW
- a CDS encoding TPM domain-containing protein, translating into MSKLAQNFLTKDEQDTLIQCVMDVEKRTSGEIVPVIASASYDYPRASHIGGLALGILGAAGLATLLGREDMWVFIGLFLAAYVLISRLLGAVPALRKPFISKREMREEVEEAAVTAFYLNGLHRTRDLTGIIVYVSVFERSVRILADKGINDKVDPQVWEEVVAEITRGIRDGRPGEALCQGVKRCGDLITEHFPIKHDDTDELPNLIIEGQN